A region from the Muribaculum gordoncarteri genome encodes:
- the sppA gene encoding signal peptide peptidase SppA produces the protein MKQFFIYVLATIAGIWITILISILGSFLMLIMMIAAGSGSSSPEISKHSILHINLDGSIEERAQGKSLIDELQGIQNNSIPLNDLIKSIRHAATDSKIDGIYLECNGGSAGTATLAYVAEELAKFKESGKWIVAYGDAYSQGNYYLASVADSLWLNPIGNIDIHGLGGSTPYFKGLLDKLGVEAQVIKVGTYKSAVEPYIMTGPSEANIQQIKAYINPIWDYIKDGIATGRNVDSETVNQWADSIIATQNPATFASRNVVSSLLYRHEAEDWMKTATETDSDESLNLVSPTTYAASIKDKKSDNKIAVLYAVGDIVDTGNSGIVGAKMAPMILDLAEDDDIDALVLRVNSGGGSAFASEQIWEALEQFKAKGKPFYVSMGDVAASGGYYISCGADKIYCQPVTLTGSIGIFGIIPCVKGLLTDKLGVNVSTISTNPNANLSLAEPMTEIQRAAMQRQIDRGYETFVGRCAEGRNLSVDSIKAIAEGRVWDGMAAKRIGLVDELGTLNDCIEALALEQGYDKYQIVEYPDPKGEWWEEILMASGNVKESILNEELGEARQLYNAIKKATQLERIQCRMEPIVIE, from the coding sequence TTAATGTTGATAATGATGATAGCAGCCGGTTCGGGCTCTTCAAGTCCGGAGATATCGAAGCACTCGATACTCCACATCAATCTTGACGGCTCAATCGAAGAACGTGCGCAGGGCAAATCACTTATCGATGAACTGCAAGGAATTCAAAACAATTCAATACCCCTTAACGACCTGATAAAATCGATCAGACACGCTGCGACCGACTCAAAAATCGACGGCATATATCTCGAATGTAACGGCGGAAGCGCCGGCACAGCTACTTTGGCCTATGTAGCCGAAGAGCTTGCCAAGTTCAAGGAATCGGGAAAATGGATTGTTGCCTACGGCGACGCCTACTCTCAGGGCAACTACTATCTTGCATCGGTTGCCGACTCTTTATGGCTTAACCCCATAGGTAACATCGACATTCACGGACTTGGAGGAAGCACACCCTATTTCAAAGGATTGCTCGACAAACTCGGAGTAGAGGCCCAGGTGATAAAAGTAGGTACCTATAAAAGCGCAGTCGAGCCTTACATCATGACAGGCCCGAGTGAAGCCAACATCCAGCAGATAAAAGCCTACATCAATCCCATTTGGGATTATATAAAGGATGGCATAGCAACCGGCCGCAATGTTGACTCGGAAACCGTAAACCAATGGGCCGACAGCATAATAGCCACCCAGAACCCCGCCACATTCGCCTCACGCAACGTGGTTTCATCACTGCTCTATCGCCATGAAGCCGAGGATTGGATGAAGACTGCTACCGAAACAGATTCCGACGAAAGCTTAAACCTGGTATCGCCCACCACCTATGCGGCATCGATAAAAGATAAGAAATCGGACAACAAGATTGCCGTGCTGTATGCCGTAGGCGACATTGTCGACACCGGCAACTCGGGCATCGTAGGCGCCAAGATGGCCCCGATGATTCTCGACCTGGCTGAAGACGACGACATCGACGCACTCGTACTCCGCGTAAACTCAGGAGGCGGAAGCGCATTTGCTTCGGAACAGATATGGGAAGCTCTCGAGCAGTTCAAGGCCAAAGGCAAACCCTTCTACGTGTCGATGGGCGATGTAGCCGCATCGGGCGGATACTACATCTCATGCGGAGCCGACAAGATCTACTGCCAGCCCGTGACACTTACAGGCTCTATAGGCATCTTCGGCATAATTCCGTGTGTAAAGGGACTGCTCACCGATAAGCTCGGGGTTAACGTATCGACCATCTCGACCAACCCCAACGCCAACCTCAGTCTTGCCGAACCCATGACCGAAATACAGCGTGCCGCAATGCAGCGTCAGATTGACCGCGGATATGAAACATTCGTAGGCCGCTGCGCCGAAGGTCGCAATCTCAGCGTCGACTCGATAAAGGCAATTGCCGAAGGTCGCGTGTGGGACGGCATGGCAGCAAAGCGCATAGGACTCGTCGACGAACTCGGCACCCTCAACGACTGCATCGAAGCCCTCGCTCTTGAGCAGGGTTACGACAAATATCAGATTGTAGAGTATCCCGACCCCAAGGGCGAATGGTGGGAAGAAATACTCATGGCATCAGGCAATGTCAAGGAGTCGATTCTCAACGAGGAGCTTGGCGAGGCTCGCCAACTCTACAATGCCATAAAGAAAGCGACACAGCTTGAACGCATCCAGTGCCGCATGGAACCTATTGTAATCGAATAA